The Hymenobacter sp. GOD-10R genome includes a window with the following:
- the tsaD gene encoding tRNA (adenosine(37)-N6)-threonylcarbamoyltransferase complex transferase subunit TsaD, with protein MSSPIILAIESSCDDTSAAVMVGGEIRANVVATQQVHEQYGGVVPELASRAHQQHLIPVVQEAMRRAKVSKEEIDAVAFTQGPGLLGSLLVGGMFAKTFALALGKPLVAVNHMRAHILAHFIKDPKPSFPFLCLTVSGGHTQLVVVRSPMQMEIIGQTIDDAAGEAFDKTAKLLGLPYPGGPHLDKLARTGNPLRFPFPVGAMAGYDFSFSGLKTAVLYFLRQQTAQDAAFIQNNLADLCASIQHTIIQTLLRQLTRAATDQGLTQVALAGGVAANSGLRAALQDLAVEKGWQVFIPDFEFCTDNAAMVAITGHFQYEAGDFASQLVSPDPRLKLT; from the coding sequence ATGTCTTCTCCAATTATTCTGGCAATCGAGTCGTCGTGCGATGATACCTCGGCCGCGGTGATGGTCGGGGGCGAAATCCGCGCTAACGTGGTGGCTACCCAACAGGTGCACGAGCAGTACGGGGGCGTAGTGCCCGAGTTAGCTTCGCGTGCTCATCAACAGCACCTGATTCCGGTGGTGCAGGAAGCCATGCGCCGCGCGAAGGTGTCGAAAGAAGAAATTGATGCCGTTGCTTTTACCCAGGGCCCTGGGTTGCTTGGTTCCTTGCTAGTGGGAGGCATGTTTGCCAAAACGTTTGCCTTGGCGCTGGGTAAGCCGCTGGTCGCCGTGAATCATATGCGGGCGCACATTTTGGCCCACTTTATCAAAGATCCTAAACCTAGCTTTCCGTTTCTGTGCCTCACGGTAAGTGGCGGCCATACCCAACTGGTGGTGGTGCGCAGCCCCATGCAAATGGAAATCATTGGGCAAACCATTGATGATGCCGCCGGTGAGGCCTTCGACAAAACGGCGAAGTTGCTCGGCCTGCCGTACCCCGGCGGTCCGCACCTCGATAAGCTAGCCCGCACAGGTAATCCGCTGCGCTTTCCTTTCCCGGTAGGGGCCATGGCGGGCTACGATTTCTCGTTCAGCGGCCTCAAAACAGCGGTGCTTTACTTTCTGCGCCAACAGACAGCCCAAGACGCAGCGTTCATCCAGAACAACCTAGCCGACCTCTGCGCCAGCATTCAGCACACCATCATCCAAACGCTACTGCGCCAGCTGACCCGGGCCGCCACCGATCAGGGGCTCACGCAGGTAGCGCTAGCAGGTGGCGTCGCCGCCAACTCGGGGCTGCGGGCTGCCTTACAGGACCTAGCAGTGGAAAAAGGATGGCAGGTGTTTATCCCTGACTTCGAATTTTGCACCGATAATGCGGCTATGGTGGCCATAACGGGCCATTTTCAATACGAAGCCGGCGATTTTGCCAGCCAACTCGTAAGCCCTGATCCACGCTTGAAATTAACCTAG
- the smpB gene encoding SsrA-binding protein SmpB — translation MAKDTAPKKVNILNRRASHEYAFLAKYDAGIMLQGTEIKSIRDGNVNMQDGFCLFHTDGSLWVHNLTIAKYTEGTYNNHEPMRERKLLLTKRELKQLAGKNQEQGLTIVPLRMFVNDRGFAKLEIALAKGKKLYDKREDLKAKDQKREMDRARDY, via the coding sequence ATGGCAAAAGATACTGCTCCCAAAAAAGTAAATATTCTCAACCGTCGGGCTAGCCACGAGTATGCTTTCTTGGCTAAATACGATGCAGGCATCATGCTGCAAGGCACTGAAATTAAAAGCATTCGGGACGGCAACGTCAACATGCAAGATGGTTTCTGCCTCTTTCATACTGATGGTAGTTTGTGGGTGCACAATCTTACCATTGCCAAGTACACCGAAGGAACCTACAACAACCACGAGCCCATGCGTGAGCGAAAACTGCTGCTCACCAAGCGCGAGCTGAAGCAGTTAGCTGGCAAGAACCAGGAGCAAGGTCTCACGATTGTGCCGCTGCGTATGTTCGTCAACGACCGCGGTTTTGCGAAATTGGAAATTGCCCTGGCCAAAGGCAAAAAGCTCTACGACAAGCGCGAAGACCTCAAAGCTAAAGATCAGAAGCGCGAAATGGACCGCGCCCGCGACTACTAA